The region CAGGAGAGCCGTCAAGGAGATGTTGTCCAGGGTAGCTACAGCCTTGTTGAACCTGACGGCACCACCCGTACCGTAGAGTACACCGCTGACCCCATCAACGGATTCAACGCTGTAGTACACAGAGCTCCCGCTGTTGCCGCTGTCGCTAAGGTCGCCGCCCCCGTCGCCGTAGCACACGCTCCCGTAGCCTACGCCGCCCCTGCCATCGCTAAGGTCGCCGCTCCCCTCGCTTATGCCGCCCCCGCCTACGCTAAGGTCGCCGCTCCCCTCGGTTACGCCGCTCCTTTGGCTGGTAGGGCTTACTACGGTTAAACTTTAACCATCTGTTAAGCCAGTAATCTCTTCTCTCTGTACAACCGGCAATTATTTATTTCTACTTAGATTAAGAATGTAAATATGCAAATAAAGTTTGAAGTACAAGTCTGATCAGAGTTATTTATTAACGCCTGAAAATTCCTGCTCATCTTTGGTCAACGAAAAGATTTTAGGAACAGCCTTCTTCCCTGATGAAGCTCGCCATTTCAATACTACCGTAAAATGGGCACGCTTTGCTTTGCATTTTATACTTCGAAAGAACTAACACTGTTTTAGAGTAAATATAACGCCAGAAAATACATACAACTCTTTAAAGGAGATGTGTAGGTTAGTAGGAATTCAAGTGTTCATTATTTAATAACTTGACAATTATAAGTTTTATTGCGATCTAAATATTCATGCCAAGTTACAATATGGAATAGCCAATAgtatggcaagaaataaagataaagataaagataaagataaataaaggtTTCACAGGAAAAATAGCaaattataaagaaagaaagaaataatgatttTACTGGAATTGAAAACTACAATTATAATCCAAAACCTAAAAACAATCTGATGAACAAAATACAATTCATAACAGCAAACATTGTGTACGAAGTTGCACCAAACTGGCTTCAATATTACAATTTCCTTTCGAGTTCAGTAGTTCTAAAAACTTCACTCTCACCCAATCTCTTTCGGGGGTGTATACCTCCAATTACGCTCTTCCATTCATAGAATAGTTTAACAATTTGGTGGATTCCGACCACTTCTTAAACAGCTTATGGTCACAAGAATGTACATATGACAGCAGATTAACCAAAATGGCGGAAATATATATTAAAGTTCTTCAAAGGCTTCCTTTGAAGTTCCAACTACTGGACTATGCCAAAAACTACTTAACTTCAGTTCGCTTTCTGTCCAGCAGATGGAGGTTCAATCTCTTTTCACTTTTAATGCAACTTAACCTCTGAAGATGCAAAGTAAACCCCTTCTACAGAACGCAGAATTACACTGTCATTAATGTCTTCGAATTTATATCTACGTTCCTCTACAGACGTACCAGAGGAAACAAGAAATATAACACTGGATATTAGTACCCAAACCGAGCTCCTGTCAGCAAATATTTCAGATGGTTTACATATTCGAGATACATCCCACATTTTTTTATTCTTCCACTGAAACGAAGCATCTTAGCCCATGGGTGACTTAAAGAACTTTACCTATTCGATTCCAAAGTCCCATGGTCTAATTTAGAAACACACTGTATTTTGTGTTTCTGTCATGTGGATTTTTAGTCACGTTAAAACTTTGAGAACAGTTGTGGTCAACTGAATTCCTCATCTGAGGGCGCGCAGTCCTGCGTGAAACCTAAGGATTCCCTGAGGTTTGCTCTTTACATACGGCGAAATATATCATGTCTGTTCATCTTTGCCGCTAAAGCAGTAAAAATGAAAATCAGACACAGGAGTTCCAAAGAGTTATATTCTTTCAATCTCAAATCGCAAAGCTAAAGGAGGTCCAGTGGAAATCTCGTAAACAGATTTGCCAAAGATGATCTTTCAAAAAAATTCATATTTGTTCCGTCTTCTAAACCAAAAATAGGTATAATtagtccaccttagtcaatacataaatatgtcttagaggaAACCTTAAGAAAAATCACACAGCAGCTCCATGTTTTCGCCCCGTTGGCCCTTCTCCATAGTTTTAGTATACATCTTACATGTATCTGGAAGTTTACGAACGGAGAAATGTGTGCAAAGAAGTCACACACAAACAGtgataattaaagaattgataCTTACCAGGTATAcgcagttcttttcctatttcatcccacaGCACATCTTT is a window of Anabrus simplex isolate iqAnaSimp1 chromosome 13, ASM4041472v1, whole genome shotgun sequence DNA encoding:
- the LOC136884756 gene encoding cuticle protein 21-like, with product MAYKFVVFAALVAVAKAGFLGAPAVYAPGAPLAARAYAAPVAYAAPAYAHAPVAYAAAPAVAKVAVAAPAIAKVAVDTDFDPNPSYSYAYDVKDALTGDSKNQQESRQGDVVQGSYSLVEPDGTTRTVEYTADPINGFNAVVHRAPAVAAVAKVAAPVAVAHAPVAYAAPAIAKVAAPLAYAAPAYAKVAAPLGYAAPLAGRAYYG